Proteins co-encoded in one Flavobacterium fluviale genomic window:
- a CDS encoding DUF47 domain-containing protein, with protein MSINSIFQFLVPKDKKFFPLFEEASSNLIELASNLHEAVNLPLKEREVLFQKIDELEQRGEDITRQTNLELSRNFITPFDREDIHTLITSIDNVADYLHGAASRMRLYQVDKITKSIRKMTEINLEACQNIDSAVKELRNLKNFKVIKDACARINKLENKSDNVYNKAVFEIFENETDAKNIIKYKEVLSVLESATDKCKSVANILESISVKHS; from the coding sequence ATGTCAATAAACAGTATTTTCCAATTTTTAGTGCCGAAAGACAAAAAATTCTTTCCACTTTTTGAAGAAGCTTCAAGCAATTTAATTGAATTAGCTTCTAACTTACACGAAGCTGTAAATTTACCATTAAAAGAAAGAGAAGTTCTTTTTCAAAAAATTGACGAATTAGAGCAAAGAGGTGAAGACATTACTCGTCAAACCAATTTGGAATTGAGTAGAAACTTTATTACACCATTTGATAGAGAAGATATTCACACCTTAATTACTTCTATTGACAACGTTGCAGATTACCTTCACGGTGCGGCAAGTCGTATGAGACTGTATCAAGTTGATAAGATTACAAAATCTATCAGAAAGATGACAGAAATCAATCTTGAAGCTTGTCAAAACATTGACAGTGCGGTAAAAGAACTAAGAAATTTGAAGAATTTCAAAGTTATTAAAGATGCTTGTGCTAGAATTAATAAGCTAGAAAACAAATCTGATAACGTATATAACAAAGCAGTTTTTGAAATTTTTGAAAACGAAACAGACGCTAAAAATATTATTAAGTATAAAGAGGTATTATCTGTTTTAGAATCAGCAACAGACAAATGTAAGAGTGTTGCAAACATACTAGAATCTATTTCTGTAAAACATTCTTAA
- the rimK gene encoding 30S ribosomal protein S6--L-glutamate ligase, which produces MLQNKVILGSEEWCSFPELGIPTIKARVDSGAKTSAMHALNIAPFIKNDANWVKFDINPIQNNIKTIIHCEAPLVDKRIVKSSSGFREHRYVIQTSLKIGDAKWPIEMTLTNRDSMGFRMLLGREAMSGRVLVDPEQKYLLGQPTAESLKELYQNSEKASSGLRIGLLASNPELYSNKRIMEAGEMRGHEMHFLNIKECYMKLDAKTPEIHYRGGKILNQFDAIIPRIRPSITFYGCALTRQFEALKVFVLNSATAITQSRDKLYSLQLLLNSGIDIPTTGFANSPLDTDNLIKMVGGSPLIVKLLEGTQGKGVVLAETKKAAESVINAFKSLNANILVQEFIKEANGKDIRCFVIDGKVVAAIQREAMPGEFRANIHLGGTASVIKVTAEEKKIAIKAAKAMDLKVAGVDIIRSSKGPLLLEVNSSPGLEGIEGATNKDVAGEMIKAIEKNFKL; this is translated from the coding sequence ATGCTTCAAAACAAAGTCATTTTAGGCAGCGAAGAATGGTGCTCATTTCCAGAACTTGGAATCCCGACAATCAAGGCTCGCGTTGATTCTGGTGCTAAAACTTCGGCAATGCACGCTCTAAACATAGCTCCTTTCATAAAAAATGATGCCAATTGGGTAAAATTTGATATTAATCCAATTCAGAATAATATTAAAACGATTATCCATTGCGAAGCACCTTTAGTAGATAAACGAATTGTTAAAAGTTCCAGCGGTTTTAGAGAACATCGTTACGTAATTCAAACCAGCTTAAAAATTGGTGATGCCAAATGGCCAATCGAAATGACTTTGACCAATCGAGATTCTATGGGTTTTAGAATGCTTTTGGGACGCGAAGCCATGAGCGGAAGGGTCTTGGTTGATCCAGAACAAAAATATCTTCTAGGACAGCCTACAGCAGAATCTTTAAAAGAATTATATCAAAATTCTGAAAAAGCTAGTTCTGGTTTACGTATTGGACTTCTAGCCAGTAATCCTGAATTATACAGCAACAAAAGAATCATGGAAGCGGGTGAAATGCGCGGGCATGAAATGCATTTCTTGAACATCAAAGAATGCTATATGAAACTCGATGCCAAAACTCCAGAGATTCATTATAGAGGCGGAAAAATCTTAAATCAGTTTGATGCTATTATTCCGCGTATTCGACCAAGCATTACTTTTTACGGCTGTGCTTTAACACGTCAGTTTGAGGCTTTAAAAGTTTTCGTTTTAAACTCGGCGACAGCTATAACGCAGTCACGTGATAAATTATATTCACTGCAATTGCTTTTAAACAGCGGTATCGATATTCCAACAACTGGTTTTGCAAATTCACCTTTAGATACAGACAATTTAATTAAAATGGTTGGAGGTTCGCCTTTAATTGTAAAATTACTGGAAGGAACACAAGGAAAAGGAGTTGTTTTGGCCGAAACTAAAAAAGCTGCAGAAAGTGTTATTAACGCTTTTAAAAGTTTAAATGCTAATATCTTAGTTCAGGAATTTATTAAAGAAGCAAACGGAAAAGATATTCGTTGTTTTGTAATCGACGGAAAGGTGGTTGCCGCTATCCAGCGTGAAGCTATGCCGGGGGAATTTAGAGCTAATATTCATCTTGGCGGAACAGCATCTGTAATTAAAGTTACAGCCGAAGAAAAAAAGATCGCTATTAAGGCTGCAAAAGCAATGGACTTAAAAGTAGCCGGCGTAGATATTATTCGCTCTTCTAAAGGACCATTATTGCTTGAGGTAAACTCTTCGCCAGGCCTTGAAGGAATTGAAGGCGCAACCAACAAAGATGTTGCAGGTGAAATGATTAAAGCCATTGAGAAGAATTTCAAATTATAG
- the hutH gene encoding histidine ammonia-lyase, giving the protein MREIHYISTETITLETLQEILSYNKTLELSEEAKVNVQKCRDYLDKKMALHSEPIYGINTGFGSLCNVKISNENLSKLQENLVKSHACGTGEEVPSEIVKMMLLLKIQSLSYGHSGVQLKTLERLVDFYNNDILPIIYTQGSLGASGDLAPLAHLSLPLIGEGIVLFEGKKTASAEVLKHFNWEPIVLQSKEGLALLNGTQFMSAYGAHILIKAYKYSYLADLIGTISLEGFDGRIEPFNELIHYIRPHKGQIITAQRINEFLEGSEIIAQEKKHVQDPYSFRCMPQVHGASKDAIDYVRKVFKTEINSVTDNPNIFIEADQIISGGNFHGQPLALALDFMAIALAELGSISERRTYQLISGQRNLPAFLVDNPGLNSGFMIPQYTAASIASQNKQLATPSSVDSIVSSNGQEDHVSMGANGATKALRVLDNLERILAIELLNASQAIAYREPLKSSDFIEMFLNSYREVVPLVKEDRILHNDIENTALFLESFQIENDLLTMA; this is encoded by the coding sequence ATGAGAGAAATCCATTATATAAGTACTGAAACTATAACTTTAGAAACCTTACAAGAAATTTTATCTTATAATAAAACTCTTGAATTATCTGAAGAAGCTAAAGTAAACGTTCAAAAATGCCGTGATTATCTCGATAAAAAAATGGCATTACATTCTGAACCAATTTACGGAATCAATACAGGTTTTGGATCACTTTGTAATGTAAAGATTTCTAATGAAAATTTATCTAAACTTCAGGAAAACTTAGTAAAATCGCACGCCTGCGGAACGGGAGAAGAAGTACCGTCTGAAATAGTGAAGATGATGCTTTTACTAAAAATTCAATCTTTAAGTTATGGACATTCTGGCGTTCAATTGAAAACTTTGGAGCGTTTAGTAGATTTCTACAACAATGATATTTTACCTATAATTTATACGCAGGGTTCTCTAGGAGCTTCTGGAGATTTAGCACCTTTAGCACATTTATCTTTACCTTTAATAGGAGAAGGGATTGTACTTTTTGAAGGGAAAAAGACAGCTTCAGCAGAAGTTTTGAAGCATTTTAATTGGGAACCAATTGTTTTGCAGTCAAAAGAAGGTTTGGCTTTGTTAAACGGAACCCAGTTTATGAGTGCTTATGGGGCTCATATTTTAATTAAAGCCTACAAATATTCGTATTTGGCAGATTTAATCGGAACTATATCTTTGGAAGGTTTTGATGGAAGAATTGAGCCATTCAATGAATTGATACATTATATACGTCCGCACAAAGGACAGATTATTACGGCACAGCGTATTAATGAGTTTTTAGAGGGAAGTGAAATTATCGCCCAAGAAAAGAAACACGTTCAGGATCCGTATTCTTTCCGTTGTATGCCGCAGGTTCACGGCGCTTCAAAAGATGCGATTGATTACGTTAGAAAAGTATTCAAGACCGAAATTAACTCCGTTACCGACAATCCAAATATATTTATAGAAGCTGATCAGATTATTTCCGGAGGAAATTTCCACGGTCAGCCCTTAGCTCTAGCTTTAGATTTTATGGCAATTGCTTTAGCAGAATTAGGAAGTATTTCTGAAAGAAGAACGTATCAATTAATTTCTGGACAACGTAATCTGCCGGCATTTTTGGTAGATAATCCAGGATTAAATTCAGGTTTCATGATTCCGCAATATACTGCTGCAAGTATTGCCAGTCAAAACAAACAATTGGCGACTCCATCAAGCGTTGACAGTATTGTTTCGAGCAACGGACAGGAAGATCATGTAAGCATGGGAGCCAACGGAGCGACAAAAGCTTTACGAGTTTTAGACAATTTAGAGCGCATTTTGGCAATCGAATTATTGAATGCTTCGCAGGCCATTGCGTATAGAGAGCCTTTAAAATCAAGTGATTTTATCGAAATGTTTTTAAATAGTTACAGAGAAGTTGTGCCTTTGGTAAAAGAAGACAGAATTTTACATAACGATATAGAAAACACAGCTTTATTCTTGGAGAGTTTCCAAATAGAAAACGATTTGTTAACAATGGCTTAA
- a CDS encoding inorganic phosphate transporter: protein MTLLILIIVLALIFDYINGFHDAANAIATVVATKVLTPFQAVLWAAFFNFLAYWVFGFGVADTVAKTADTMQIDLVVILAGVIAAICWNLLTWWLGIPSSSSHTLIGGFAGAAVAHAIAVHGFSGYVGPDGTTHHWYDIVSWYKAGKDGGMPSGVLIIIAFIVLAPLLGALASYLISIWLLNASRKSIGPKIFTVALMLVTIWFVYTQMIPYEEIIKDGHKPRFANSEFWSVALEPHNIKWLLVAFIVLTVSAFCLIFSSLNLHQADAALKKMQLLSSAAFSLGHGGNDSQKVMGIIAAAVVVYINTNPGVHMDPWLDVVLPSEDGAFKMPSWIPLACYSAIAAGTLSGGWKIVKTMGSKITKVSSFEGVAAETAGALTLYFTEHLKIPVSTTHTITGSIIGVGLTKRVSAVRWGVTVSLIWAWILTIPISALLAGLVYFVLSVFI, encoded by the coding sequence ATGACGCTACTTATATTAATTATAGTATTAGCTTTAATTTTTGATTACATCAATGGTTTTCATGATGCAGCAAATGCTATAGCGACTGTTGTTGCTACAAAGGTCTTGACGCCTTTTCAGGCCGTTCTTTGGGCAGCATTTTTTAACTTTCTAGCTTATTGGGTTTTCGGATTTGGTGTTGCAGATACTGTTGCAAAAACAGCGGATACAATGCAAATTGACCTAGTAGTAATTTTAGCCGGTGTAATTGCGGCAATCTGCTGGAATTTATTGACTTGGTGGCTGGGAATTCCTTCTAGTTCTTCACATACTCTTATCGGTGGTTTTGCAGGAGCGGCGGTAGCGCATGCTATTGCAGTTCATGGTTTTTCAGGTTATGTTGGACCAGACGGAACAACACATCACTGGTATGATATAGTAAGTTGGTATAAAGCTGGAAAAGACGGCGGTATGCCTTCTGGAGTTCTGATCATTATTGCTTTTATTGTTTTAGCGCCGTTATTAGGAGCTTTGGCATCCTATTTAATTTCGATTTGGCTGTTAAATGCATCTCGTAAAAGTATTGGGCCAAAAATATTTACAGTAGCTTTAATGCTTGTAACTATTTGGTTTGTTTACACTCAAATGATTCCTTACGAAGAAATTATAAAAGATGGACATAAACCTCGTTTTGCTAATTCTGAATTTTGGAGTGTTGCACTTGAACCACATAATATAAAATGGCTTTTAGTTGCCTTTATTGTGCTGACAGTAAGTGCATTTTGCTTAATATTTAGCAGTTTAAATCTTCATCAGGCTGATGCTGCTTTGAAAAAAATGCAATTATTATCTTCTGCAGCTTTCAGTTTAGGTCACGGAGGAAACGATTCACAAAAAGTAATGGGAATTATTGCTGCTGCGGTTGTTGTGTACATTAACACAAATCCTGGTGTTCATATGGATCCTTGGTTAGACGTAGTTCTTCCATCTGAAGATGGTGCTTTTAAAATGCCTAGCTGGATTCCGCTGGCATGTTATTCTGCAATTGCGGCTGGAACTTTAAGTGGTGGATGGAAAATTGTGAAAACAATGGGTTCTAAAATCACAAAAGTAAGTTCATTTGAAGGTGTTGCTGCTGAAACTGCTGGTGCTTTAACGCTTTATTTTACAGAGCATTTAAAAATTCCAGTAAGTACAACTCATACTATTACAGGATCTATTATTGGTGTTGGATTAACAAAACGTGTATCTGCAGTTCGCTGGGGAGTTACAGTAAGCTTAATCTGGGCTTGGATCTTAACTATTCCAATTTCAGCTTTATTAGCAGGTTTGGTTTATTTTGTACTAAGCGTATTTATTTAA
- a CDS encoding WG repeat-containing protein gives MKKVIAISVLVVIMSITVIKICKFYRNENDDKNKELTVSAANFKMQSYKGWGLVDILGKNVTECKYDNIYHLNDKFYAVKFKEKWGIINNKGREITELIYDDVESIGENIFKAVSKGTCKIIGLSDKYNIALAKAGFDSCDLVSVYPSSLLRVERNEQADFLDDRGNIVSERKYDKIDILDIAYDADFISFSSGMIGVKLNLKYGFIDSTGKEVVKCKYDFAEAFKGDVTVALKDKNWFIIDKKGNEIKLSKKYSRVTQFVNGIAEVITNCSIDDINYQNAIYTEKPTCGYIDKTGKEIVPLIYYYECYADANSNANFAEGLALVCKNEKYGFIEKNGKHVIALKYQEAQPFVDGLALVKSNNKWGFINKKGKEAIAIKYDSSTDFLEGFAVVEINDKWGFVDKTGKEITSIQYDDCTSFSNGLAAVKLNNKWGFIDKKGKVKIPIIYDETRSFINGVACVKLIEE, from the coding sequence ATGAAAAAAGTAATAGCTATATCCGTGTTGGTTGTAATTATGAGTATTACAGTTATAAAGATTTGCAAGTTTTATAGAAATGAAAATGATGACAAAAATAAAGAGCTAACTGTTTCTGCTGCTAATTTTAAGATGCAAAGTTATAAAGGTTGGGGACTTGTTGATATCCTCGGAAAAAATGTAACCGAGTGCAAATATGATAACATTTATCATTTGAATGATAAATTTTATGCGGTAAAATTTAAGGAAAAATGGGGGATCATTAACAATAAAGGCCGAGAAATAACCGAGTTGATCTATGATGATGTCGAATCTATAGGCGAAAACATTTTTAAAGCTGTGTCAAAAGGCACATGCAAAATTATTGGTTTATCTGACAAATACAATATTGCTCTTGCTAAAGCAGGGTTTGACAGCTGTGATCTCGTTTCTGTTTATCCATCTAGCCTGCTTAGAGTAGAACGAAACGAACAGGCAGATTTTTTAGATGATAGGGGAAATATAGTTTCTGAACGAAAATATGATAAAATAGACATTCTTGATATTGCTTACGATGCTGATTTTATTAGTTTTTCAAGTGGTATGATAGGTGTAAAATTAAATCTTAAATATGGGTTTATTGATAGTACAGGAAAAGAAGTCGTAAAATGTAAATATGATTTTGCCGAAGCTTTTAAAGGGGATGTAACAGTTGCGCTAAAAGATAAAAATTGGTTTATTATTGATAAAAAGGGTAATGAAATTAAACTTTCTAAAAAATATTCGAGAGTTACTCAGTTTGTAAATGGAATAGCTGAAGTAATTACAAATTGTAGTATTGATGATATTAATTATCAGAATGCTATTTATACAGAAAAACCAACTTGTGGTTATATCGATAAAACCGGTAAAGAAATAGTGCCGCTCATTTATTATTACGAGTGCTACGCAGACGCAAATAGCAATGCCAATTTTGCAGAAGGATTAGCATTAGTATGTAAAAATGAAAAATATGGATTTATAGAAAAAAATGGAAAACACGTAATCGCTTTGAAATATCAAGAGGCACAACCTTTTGTAGACGGTTTAGCTCTTGTAAAAAGCAATAATAAATGGGGTTTTATAAATAAAAAAGGCAAAGAAGCGATTGCTATAAAGTATGACTCTTCCACAGATTTTTTAGAAGGTTTCGCTGTGGTAGAAATAAATGACAAATGGGGTTTTGTTGATAAAACTGGCAAAGAAATAACTTCAATACAATATGATGACTGTACTTCTTTTTCAAATGGCTTAGCTGCAGTTAAACTTAACAATAAGTGGGGCTTTATAGATAAAAAAGGTAAAGTAAAAATCCCAATCATATATGATGAAACTCGTTCTTTTATTAATGGTGTTGCCTGTGTAAAACTAATCGAAGAATAG
- a CDS encoding DUF421 domain-containing protein, whose protein sequence is MHFPYLDIIIRSVAVYFFMTIALRIFGKKELSQLNTADIILILLISNSVQNAMVGPDTSLIGGLVAALVLFVVNFVIKKLTRRYKGLNDLLMDKPEVLIHDGILDFKNLSRLDISHEELKEAAREHGLEHLTDIKLAMLEIDGTISIISGNKKQLNQTHYKRKHNHKNLRK, encoded by the coding sequence ATGCATTTTCCTTATTTAGATATAATTATAAGAAGCGTTGCGGTTTATTTTTTCATGACAATTGCCTTGCGGATTTTCGGAAAAAAAGAACTTTCTCAACTAAATACTGCAGACATAATCCTGATTTTACTGATTAGTAATTCGGTTCAAAATGCTATGGTTGGTCCAGACACAAGCCTTATTGGCGGTTTGGTTGCAGCTCTGGTTTTGTTTGTAGTTAATTTTGTCATTAAGAAACTAACTCGAAGATATAAAGGCTTGAATGATTTACTGATGGACAAACCAGAAGTACTAATTCACGATGGCATATTAGATTTCAAAAACCTGAGTAGATTAGATATTTCGCACGAAGAATTAAAAGAAGCCGCCCGCGAACACGGTTTAGAACATCTAACAGATATAAAACTTGCCATGCTTGAAATTGACGGCACTATAAGTATAATTTCTGGAAATAAAAAACAGCTCAACCAAACGCATTATAAAAGGAAACACAATCATAAGAATTTGAGGAAATAG
- a CDS encoding ATP-dependent Clp protease ATP-binding subunit — MDDNFSPRVKDVITYSKEEALRLGHDFIGTEHLMLGILRDGNGKAIHILNNLAVDLDHLRRKVEILSPANLSVEVNAEKKNLHLTRQAERALKTTFLEAKVFQSSSISTAHLLLCILRNENDPTTKLLNKLKIDYDVAKEQYLNMTPNEEEFLENLPRNESYNDDSGQDDSLKESSFNNPANKSNKKSKTPVLDNFGRDLTEMAEEGKLDPVVGREKEIERVSQILSRRKKNNPLLIGEPGVGKSAIAEGLALRIIQKKVSRILFHKRVVTLDLASLVAGTKYRGQFEERMKAVMNELEKNDDIILFIDEIHTIVGAGGATGSLDASNMFKPALARGEIQCIGATTLDEYRQYIEKDGALERRFQKVIVEPTSVEETIAILNNVKDKYEDHHNVTYTQEAIEACVKLTNRYMSERFLPDKAIDAMDEAGSRVHITNIDVPKQILDLERQLEEVRELKNMVVKKQKYEEAAKLRDDEKRIEKDLAVAQEQWEEDSKNNRIEVTEDNVADVVSMMTGIPVNRIAQTESNKLAQLPELIQNKVIGQNEAVLKIARSIQRNRAGLKDPNKPIGSFIFLGQTGVGKTQLAKVLAKELFDSEDALVRIDMSEYMEKFAISRLVGAPPGYVGYEEGGQLTEKVRRKPYCVVLLDEIEKAHPDVFNMMLQVLDDGYLTDSLGRKIDFKNTIIIMTSNVGARQLKDFGQGVGFGTAAKVAQADENSKSIIENALKKTFAPEFLNRIDDVIVFNSLEKSDIDLIIEIELKKLYSRIAELGYKLSLTDKAKAFIAEKGFDKQFGARPLKRAIQKYVEDLLAEEIITSKIHSGDEIMMDLKDDSQELSVEIHKAEEPTNQ; from the coding sequence ATGGATGATAATTTTTCACCAAGAGTAAAAGATGTTATTACATACAGCAAAGAAGAGGCTTTACGTTTAGGCCACGACTTTATTGGTACAGAACATCTAATGCTGGGCATTTTAAGAGATGGTAACGGAAAAGCTATTCATATACTTAATAACCTAGCAGTCGATTTAGATCATTTACGCAGAAAGGTAGAAATACTTAGCCCTGCTAACCTGAGCGTTGAAGTAAATGCAGAAAAGAAAAACCTTCATCTTACCCGACAGGCCGAAAGAGCCCTGAAGACCACTTTTCTAGAAGCAAAAGTATTTCAAAGTTCATCAATTAGCACGGCCCACCTGCTGTTATGTATCTTGAGAAACGAAAACGATCCAACAACCAAGCTGCTCAATAAACTTAAAATAGATTATGATGTAGCTAAAGAACAGTATTTAAATATGACTCCAAACGAAGAAGAATTCTTAGAAAACTTGCCAAGAAACGAATCGTATAATGACGATTCAGGACAAGATGACAGTCTTAAAGAAAGCAGTTTTAATAATCCCGCCAATAAGTCAAACAAAAAATCTAAGACTCCGGTTTTAGATAATTTTGGGAGAGATTTAACAGAAATGGCTGAAGAAGGGAAATTAGACCCAGTTGTAGGACGCGAAAAAGAAATTGAGCGTGTTTCGCAAATTCTAAGCCGTAGAAAGAAAAATAATCCGCTTCTTATTGGAGAACCTGGGGTTGGTAAATCTGCTATTGCAGAAGGACTTGCTTTACGTATTATTCAAAAGAAAGTATCACGTATTCTTTTCCACAAACGTGTTGTAACTCTAGATTTGGCAAGTTTAGTTGCTGGAACAAAATATAGAGGACAATTTGAAGAAAGAATGAAAGCCGTAATGAACGAGCTTGAGAAAAACGACGATATTATTCTTTTTATTGATGAAATCCATACTATTGTAGGTGCTGGAGGAGCAACAGGTTCGCTTGATGCTTCAAACATGTTCAAACCTGCTTTAGCAAGAGGAGAAATTCAATGTATTGGTGCTACTACTCTTGACGAGTACAGACAATATATTGAGAAAGATGGTGCTTTAGAAAGACGTTTCCAAAAAGTAATCGTTGAACCGACTTCTGTTGAAGAAACAATTGCTATTTTGAACAACGTAAAAGATAAATACGAAGATCACCACAATGTTACCTATACTCAGGAAGCTATTGAAGCTTGTGTGAAGTTAACGAACAGATATATGTCTGAGCGTTTCTTACCAGACAAAGCAATCGATGCGATGGATGAGGCTGGATCACGTGTGCACATTACAAATATTGATGTTCCGAAACAAATTTTGGATTTAGAGCGTCAGTTAGAAGAAGTTCGCGAGCTTAAAAATATGGTTGTTAAAAAACAAAAATATGAAGAAGCTGCTAAACTTCGCGATGATGAAAAACGTATAGAAAAAGACCTTGCTGTTGCGCAAGAACAATGGGAAGAAGATTCTAAAAACAACAGAATCGAAGTTACAGAAGATAATGTAGCCGATGTTGTTTCGATGATGACTGGAATTCCTGTAAACAGAATTGCACAGACAGAAAGCAACAAATTAGCTCAATTACCTGAATTAATTCAGAACAAAGTAATTGGTCAAAATGAAGCTGTTTTAAAAATCGCTCGTTCTATTCAACGTAACAGAGCTGGACTTAAAGATCCTAACAAACCAATTGGCTCATTCATTTTCTTAGGTCAGACTGGGGTTGGTAAAACACAGTTGGCTAAAGTATTAGCTAAAGAATTATTTGATTCTGAAGATGCTTTAGTTCGTATTGACATGAGTGAATACATGGAGAAATTTGCGATCTCTCGTTTGGTTGGAGCGCCTCCAGGATACGTTGGTTACGAAGAAGGTGGTCAATTGACAGAAAAAGTTCGAAGAAAACCATATTGCGTTGTACTTTTAGATGAGATCGAAAAAGCGCATCCAGATGTGTTTAATATGATGCTTCAAGTTTTAGATGACGGATATTTAACAGATAGTTTAGGTCGTAAAATTGACTTTAAAAACACGATTATTATCATGACATCTAACGTTGGTGCACGTCAATTGAAAGATTTTGGACAAGGTGTAGGATTCGGAACTGCTGCGAAAGTGGCGCAGGCTGATGAAAATTCTAAAAGTATTATCGAAAATGCTTTGAAGAAAACTTTTGCACCAGAATTCTTAAACAGAATTGATGATGTAATTGTATTCAACAGTTTAGAAAAATCTGATATTGATTTGATTATCGAAATCGAATTGAAAAAACTATATTCTCGTATTGCTGAACTTGGTTACAAACTAAGCTTAACAGATAAAGCCAAAGCATTTATTGCTGAAAAAGGTTTTGACAAGCAGTTTGGAGCTAGACCGCTAAAAAGAGCAATTCAGAAATATGTTGAAGATTTGTTAGCCGAAGAAATCATCACTTCGAAAATACATTCAGGTGACGAAATCATGATGGATTTAAAAGATGATTCGCAAGAACTTTCAGTAGAAATCCATAAAGCCGAAGAGCCGACTAATCAATAA
- a CDS encoding WG repeat-containing protein: MKKIITILLLVSTATFYAQEKDAIEQYKYGFIDIKTGKEITPFKYDKVYSFEKGGGVVKLDGKYGFINREGKEITPIKYDSVSNFDRRMAKVMLNKKYGIINREGKEITPIKYDEITYYSNELIEVRINEKYGIVNRDGKEITPLIYDRIIYSLGSLAVKVNNKFGFLNQQGEETTEKKYEQIGNPVNIGKISLTPALLNHKWSFFNNQGKEVFPVQYDTYEDLGDNSKLYKMMKVASNNRWGCINENLREVLPPKYDEIYFEQLSSIINIIKVRLNNKWGVFDMLGNELVTVECDEIEVYLGFIFVRIDGKWGAKSSDGKEILPPKYQQIAADGYNDLLVKINDKWGVVVATGEEILTPKYQDINHLYGSEFFAVKINDKWGVSKGTDQIVIPALYDEDFDYSDSTITATLKNKIIVFDKKGKVISKKRKVVRKDFPSNWCNFMNSNKPKEKQQQFASDFIKVKKNDKWILTDNEGGEVSFPIKHTNWKDSYNELICTVKVKIN, from the coding sequence ATGAAAAAAATAATAACAATTCTTCTCTTGGTAAGCACTGCAACTTTTTATGCACAAGAGAAAGACGCAATTGAGCAATACAAATACGGGTTTATTGATATAAAAACCGGAAAAGAGATAACCCCATTTAAATATGATAAAGTTTATAGTTTTGAGAAGGGAGGCGGAGTTGTTAAACTTGATGGCAAATACGGATTTATCAATAGAGAAGGCAAAGAAATTACGCCAATTAAATATGATAGTGTATCTAATTTTGATCGTAGAATGGCTAAGGTTATGCTTAATAAAAAATACGGAATCATTAATAGAGAAGGCAAAGAAATTACTCCAATTAAATATGATGAAATTACTTATTATAGTAATGAATTAATAGAAGTTAGAATTAATGAAAAATACGGAATAGTTAATAGAGATGGTAAAGAAATTACTCCACTTATATATGATAGAATCATTTACTCTTTGGGATCACTAGCAGTAAAAGTTAATAATAAATTTGGTTTTCTTAATCAGCAAGGAGAGGAAACAACAGAAAAAAAATATGAGCAAATTGGTAATCCTGTTAATATTGGGAAAATTTCACTTACTCCCGCCTTGCTGAATCATAAATGGAGCTTTTTTAATAATCAAGGAAAAGAAGTATTTCCAGTACAATATGACACGTATGAAGATTTAGGAGATAATTCGAAGTTGTATAAAATGATGAAGGTAGCCAGCAATAATAGATGGGGGTGTATTAATGAAAACCTCAGAGAAGTGCTGCCACCGAAATATGATGAAATCTATTTTGAACAATTAAGCTCAATTATTAATATTATTAAAGTAAGATTAAATAATAAATGGGGAGTTTTTGATATGCTGGGTAATGAGCTTGTAACAGTTGAATGTGATGAGATAGAAGTATATCTGGGTTTTATTTTTGTTAGAATAGATGGGAAATGGGGCGCAAAGTCTAGCGACGGTAAAGAAATTTTGCCACCTAAATATCAGCAAATAGCAGCTGATGGTTATAATGATTTATTAGTAAAAATAAATGATAAATGGGGTGTTGTGGTTGCAACGGGGGAAGAGATTTTAACACCTAAATATCAGGATATTAATCATCTTTATGGTAGTGAGTTCTTCGCTGTTAAAATAAATGATAAATGGGGTGTTAGCAAAGGAACAGATCAAATAGTTATTCCGGCACTGTATGATGAAGATTTCGATTACTCCGATTCAACAATTACAGCAACATTAAAAAATAAAATAATAGTTTTTGATAAAAAAGGCAAAGTAATTTCTAAAAAAAGAAAAGTGGTACGAAAAGATTTTCCAAGTAACTGGTGTAATTTTATGAATTCAAACAAGCCTAAAGAAAAACAACAACAATTTGCTTCTGATTTTATCAAAGTAAAAAAAAATGACAAATGGATTTTAACAGATAACGAAGGCGGGGAAGTAAGTTTTCCAATCAAACATACCAATTGGAAGGATTCGTACAATGAGCTTATTTGTACGGTAAAAGTAAAAATTAATTAA